A region of Salvelinus alpinus chromosome 6, SLU_Salpinus.1, whole genome shotgun sequence DNA encodes the following proteins:
- the LOC139578764 gene encoding retinal rod rhodopsin-sensitive cGMP 3',5'-cyclic phosphodiesterase subunit delta-like, with the protein MSDSDIMSSTEDRAKEILKGFKLNWMNLRDAETGKVLWQGTEDLSLPGVEHEARVPKKILKCKAVSRELNFSSSEKLEKFRLEQKVFFKGQCLEEWFFEFGFVIPNSTNTWQSLIEAAPESQMMPANVLTGNVVIETKFFDDDLHVSTSRVRLFYV; encoded by the exons atgtcCGACTCCGACATAATGTCTTCAACTGAAGACAGAGCCAAGGAGATTTTGAAGGGTTTTAAACT AAACTGGATGAACCTGCGTGATGCTGAGACTGGGAAGGTGCTGTGGCAGGGAACAGAGGACCTGTCTCTTCCTGGGGTTGAACATGAAG CTCGAGTCCCCAAAAAAATCCTCAAGTGCAAAGCTGTGTCCAGAGAGCTAAATTTCTCTTCGTCAGAAAAACTGGAAAAGTTCCGCCTTGAACAGAAGGTTTTCTTCAAAGGCCAATGTTTAGAAG AATGGTTCTTTGAGTTTGGCTTTGTGATTCCCAACTCCACAAACACATGGCAGTCTTTGATAGAGGCAGCGCCAGAGTCTCAGATGATGCCCGCAAATGTTTTAAC TGGGAATGTTGTTATAGAGACCAAGTTCTTTGATGATGACCTTCACGTCAGCACCTCCCGGGTACGACTTTTCTACGTCTGA
- the LOC139578763 gene encoding nuclear receptor subfamily 2 group F member 6-like isoform X1, which produces MAMVIGGCSNPNGETNGLGGEKAYLRGNEEEGSPQAGSDVEEGDEVKACVVDCVVCGDKSSGKHYGVFTCEGCKSFFKRSIRRNLNYSCRSNRECHIDQHHRNQCQYCRLKKCLSVGMRKEAVQRGRIPPSHPGISPTSLVGGGGGTGPVGGEFFNDQPMSELISQLLHAEPYPSIRYGPQYGQQQMHGAGGGAVMGIDNICELAARLLFSTIEWARNMPYFPELPVTEQVALLRLSWSELFTLNAAQSALPLHMAPLLAAAGFHSQPMSAERVVSFMDQVRLFQDQVDKLTRLQVDSVEYSCLKAIALFSPDACGLTDPVHVESLQEKAQVALKEYERMQYPGQPQRFGRLLLRLPALRAVPANLISQLFFMRLVGKTPIETLIRDMQLSGSSISWPYVPGQ; this is translated from the exons ATGGCCATGGTGATCGGGGGATGTAGCAACCCTAACGGAGAGACCAACGGACTGGGGGGGGAGAAGGCTTACCTGCGTGGGAATGAGGAGGAGGGCTCACCCCAGGCCGGGAGTGATGTGGAGGAGGGAGACGAGGTCAAGGCATGCGTGGTGGACTGTGTGGTGTGTGGGGACAAGTCCAGCGGGAAACACTACGGGGTGTTCACCTGCGAGGGCTGCAAGAGCTTCTTCAAGAGGAGCATCAGAAGGAACCTCAACTACTCCTGCAG GTCGAATCGAGAATGCCATATAGACCAGCATCACCGCAACCAGTGCCAATACTGCCGGCTGAAGAAATGCTTAAGTGTTGGCATGCGCAAAGAAG cAGTCCAGCGTGGACGTATCCCTCCATCCCACCCAGGCATCAGTCCCACTTCTCTGGTCGGCGGAGGTGGCGGTACCGGGCCAGTAGGGGGTGAATTCTTCAACGACCAGCCCATGTCAGAGCTCATCTCCCAGCTGCTCCACGCCGAGCCCTACCCCAGCATCCGCTACGGACCCCAGTACGGCCAGCAGCAGATGCATGGCGCTGGAGGAGGCGCCGTCATGGGCATCGACAACATCTGCGAGCTGGCGGCACGCCTCCTCTTCAGCACCATCGAGTGGGCCAGGAACATGCCCTACTTCCCTGAGCTGCCTGTCACTGAGCAGGTGGCTCTGTTGAGGCTGAGCTGGAGCGAGCTGTTCACCCTGAATGCAGCCCAGTCCGCCCTGCCGCTACACATGGCTCCTTTGCTGGCCGCGGCCGGCTTCCACTCACAGCCCATGTCGGCGGAGAGGGTGGTGTCCTTCATGGACCAGGTGAGGTTGTTCCAGGACCAGGTGGACAAGCTGACCCGGCTCCAAGTGGACTCAGTAGAGTACAGCTGCCTCAAGGCCATCGCCCTCTTCTCTCCAG ATGCGTGTGGTTTGACAGACCCCGTCCATGTGGAGTCTCTGCAGGAGAAGGCCCAGGTGGCTCTGAAGGAGTACGAGAGGATGCAGTACCCGGGTCAGCCACAGCGCTTCGGACGTCTTCTCCTCCGTCTGCCTGCTCTCAGGGCCGTGCCCGCTAATCTCATCTCCCAGCTGTTCTTCATGCGCCTGGTGGGCAAGACACCCATCGAGACCCTCATCAGGGACATGCAGCTGTCTGGGAGCTCCATCAGCTGGCCATATGTCCCTGGGCAGTGA
- the LOC139578763 gene encoding nuclear receptor subfamily 2 group F member 6-like isoform X2, whose amino-acid sequence MAMVIGGCSNPNGETNGLGGEKAYLRGNEEEGSPQAGSDVEEGDEVKACVVDCVVCGDKSSGKHYGVFTCEGCKSFFKRSIRRNLNYSCRSNRECHIDQHHRNQCQYCRLKKCLSVGMRKEVQRGRIPPSHPGISPTSLVGGGGGTGPVGGEFFNDQPMSELISQLLHAEPYPSIRYGPQYGQQQMHGAGGGAVMGIDNICELAARLLFSTIEWARNMPYFPELPVTEQVALLRLSWSELFTLNAAQSALPLHMAPLLAAAGFHSQPMSAERVVSFMDQVRLFQDQVDKLTRLQVDSVEYSCLKAIALFSPDACGLTDPVHVESLQEKAQVALKEYERMQYPGQPQRFGRLLLRLPALRAVPANLISQLFFMRLVGKTPIETLIRDMQLSGSSISWPYVPGQ is encoded by the exons ATGGCCATGGTGATCGGGGGATGTAGCAACCCTAACGGAGAGACCAACGGACTGGGGGGGGAGAAGGCTTACCTGCGTGGGAATGAGGAGGAGGGCTCACCCCAGGCCGGGAGTGATGTGGAGGAGGGAGACGAGGTCAAGGCATGCGTGGTGGACTGTGTGGTGTGTGGGGACAAGTCCAGCGGGAAACACTACGGGGTGTTCACCTGCGAGGGCTGCAAGAGCTTCTTCAAGAGGAGCATCAGAAGGAACCTCAACTACTCCTGCAG GTCGAATCGAGAATGCCATATAGACCAGCATCACCGCAACCAGTGCCAATACTGCCGGCTGAAGAAATGCTTAAGTGTTGGCATGCGCAAAGAAG TCCAGCGTGGACGTATCCCTCCATCCCACCCAGGCATCAGTCCCACTTCTCTGGTCGGCGGAGGTGGCGGTACCGGGCCAGTAGGGGGTGAATTCTTCAACGACCAGCCCATGTCAGAGCTCATCTCCCAGCTGCTCCACGCCGAGCCCTACCCCAGCATCCGCTACGGACCCCAGTACGGCCAGCAGCAGATGCATGGCGCTGGAGGAGGCGCCGTCATGGGCATCGACAACATCTGCGAGCTGGCGGCACGCCTCCTCTTCAGCACCATCGAGTGGGCCAGGAACATGCCCTACTTCCCTGAGCTGCCTGTCACTGAGCAGGTGGCTCTGTTGAGGCTGAGCTGGAGCGAGCTGTTCACCCTGAATGCAGCCCAGTCCGCCCTGCCGCTACACATGGCTCCTTTGCTGGCCGCGGCCGGCTTCCACTCACAGCCCATGTCGGCGGAGAGGGTGGTGTCCTTCATGGACCAGGTGAGGTTGTTCCAGGACCAGGTGGACAAGCTGACCCGGCTCCAAGTGGACTCAGTAGAGTACAGCTGCCTCAAGGCCATCGCCCTCTTCTCTCCAG ATGCGTGTGGTTTGACAGACCCCGTCCATGTGGAGTCTCTGCAGGAGAAGGCCCAGGTGGCTCTGAAGGAGTACGAGAGGATGCAGTACCCGGGTCAGCCACAGCGCTTCGGACGTCTTCTCCTCCGTCTGCCTGCTCTCAGGGCCGTGCCCGCTAATCTCATCTCCCAGCTGTTCTTCATGCGCCTGGTGGGCAAGACACCCATCGAGACCCTCATCAGGGACATGCAGCTGTCTGGGAGCTCCATCAGCTGGCCATATGTCCCTGGGCAGTGA